One window of the Corvus moneduloides isolate bCorMon1 chromosome 10, bCorMon1.pri, whole genome shotgun sequence genome contains the following:
- the PPP1R7 gene encoding protein phosphatase 1 regulatory subunit 7 isoform X2, with translation MAAESGAGPQEMMEVDKRIESEESGDEEGRKQAVRLVTELSQQSLRDEQNGENSAGEAETPVDMETISLDPEAEDVDLNHFRIGKIEGFEVLKKVKTLCLRQNLIKRIENLEQLQTLRELDLYDNQIRKIENLESLAELEILDISFNVLRHIEGLDRLTQLKKLFLVNNKISKIENLSNLQMLQMLELGSNRIRAIENIDTLANLDSLFLGKNKITKLQNLDALTNLTVLSIQNNRLTKIEGLQSLVNLRELYISHNGIEVIEGLENNNKLTMLDIASNRIKKIENISHLTELQEFWMNDNLVESWSDLDELKGAKNLETVYLERNPLQKDPQYRRKIMLALPTVRQIDATFVRF, from the exons ATGGCGGCGGagagcggagcggggccgcaGGAGATGATGGAGG TTGATAAGCGGATCGAGTCGGAGGAGTCGGGAGACgaggaggggaggaagcagGCGGTTCGCTTGGTGacagagctcagccagcagagcctgagGGATGAGCAGAACGGCGAGAACTCCGCAG GAGAAGCGGAGACACCAGTGGACATGGAGACTATTAGCCTGGACCCAGAAGCTGAG GATGTTGACTTGAATCATTTCCGAATTGGGAAGATTGAAGGATTTGAGGTGCTCAAGAAAGTGAAG ACCCTATGTCTCCGTCAGAATTTGATCAAGCGCATTGAAAACCTGGAGCAATTGCAGACCTTGCGGGAGCTGGATCTCTATGACAATCAAATTCGGAAGATTGAGAACTTGGAGTCTCTGGCAGAACTTGA GATCCTGGACATCTCCTTTAATGTTCTGAGACACATTGAAGGACTAGATCGGCTTACCCAACTTAAAAAACTCTTCCTTGTCAACaacaaaatcagcaaaattGAGAATTTGAGCAACTTGCAGATGCTACAGATGTTAGAGTTGGGATCCAACCGAATTCGG GCGATTGAAAACATCGACACCTTGGCCAATCTTGACAGTCTGTTCCttggaaagaataaaatcacCAAGCTCCAGAACTTGGATGCGCTGACAAACCTGACTGTGCTCAGTATACAG AATAACCGTCTGACCAAGAttgaggggctgcagagctTGGTGAATTTGCGGGAGTTGTACATCAGCCACAACGGCATCGAAGTCATCGAGGGACTGGAGAACAAT AACAAACTCACAATGCTGGACATTGCATCCAACAGAATTAAGAAGATTGAGAATATCAGCCACCTAACAGAGCTGCAGGAGTTCTGG aTGAATGACAACCTCGTTGAGAGCTGGAGCGACCTGGATGAGCTGAAAGGAGCCAAGAATTTGGAGACTGTATACCTGGAGCGAAACCCCTTGCAGAAGGACCCCCAGTACCGGCGCAAAATCATGCTGGCCCTCCCCACTGTCCGGCAGATCGATGCCACATTCGTTCGATTCTGA
- the PPP1R7 gene encoding protein phosphatase 1 regulatory subunit 7 isoform X1, protein MGGKSASKIKVETRVDKRIESEESGDEEGRKQAVRLVTELSQQSLRDEQNGENSAGEAETPVDMETISLDPEAEDVDLNHFRIGKIEGFEVLKKVKTLCLRQNLIKRIENLEQLQTLRELDLYDNQIRKIENLESLAELEILDISFNVLRHIEGLDRLTQLKKLFLVNNKISKIENLSNLQMLQMLELGSNRIRAIENIDTLANLDSLFLGKNKITKLQNLDALTNLTVLSIQNNRLTKIEGLQSLVNLRELYISHNGIEVIEGLENNNKLTMLDIASNRIKKIENISHLTELQEFWMNDNLVESWSDLDELKGAKNLETVYLERNPLQKDPQYRRKIMLALPTVRQIDATFVRF, encoded by the exons ATGGGAGGAAAAAGTGCATCCAAAATCAAAGTAGAAACAAGGG TTGATAAGCGGATCGAGTCGGAGGAGTCGGGAGACgaggaggggaggaagcagGCGGTTCGCTTGGTGacagagctcagccagcagagcctgagGGATGAGCAGAACGGCGAGAACTCCGCAG GAGAAGCGGAGACACCAGTGGACATGGAGACTATTAGCCTGGACCCAGAAGCTGAG GATGTTGACTTGAATCATTTCCGAATTGGGAAGATTGAAGGATTTGAGGTGCTCAAGAAAGTGAAG ACCCTATGTCTCCGTCAGAATTTGATCAAGCGCATTGAAAACCTGGAGCAATTGCAGACCTTGCGGGAGCTGGATCTCTATGACAATCAAATTCGGAAGATTGAGAACTTGGAGTCTCTGGCAGAACTTGA GATCCTGGACATCTCCTTTAATGTTCTGAGACACATTGAAGGACTAGATCGGCTTACCCAACTTAAAAAACTCTTCCTTGTCAACaacaaaatcagcaaaattGAGAATTTGAGCAACTTGCAGATGCTACAGATGTTAGAGTTGGGATCCAACCGAATTCGG GCGATTGAAAACATCGACACCTTGGCCAATCTTGACAGTCTGTTCCttggaaagaataaaatcacCAAGCTCCAGAACTTGGATGCGCTGACAAACCTGACTGTGCTCAGTATACAG AATAACCGTCTGACCAAGAttgaggggctgcagagctTGGTGAATTTGCGGGAGTTGTACATCAGCCACAACGGCATCGAAGTCATCGAGGGACTGGAGAACAAT AACAAACTCACAATGCTGGACATTGCATCCAACAGAATTAAGAAGATTGAGAATATCAGCCACCTAACAGAGCTGCAGGAGTTCTGG aTGAATGACAACCTCGTTGAGAGCTGGAGCGACCTGGATGAGCTGAAAGGAGCCAAGAATTTGGAGACTGTATACCTGGAGCGAAACCCCTTGCAGAAGGACCCCCAGTACCGGCGCAAAATCATGCTGGCCCTCCCCACTGTCCGGCAGATCGATGCCACATTCGTTCGATTCTGA